In the bacterium genome, one interval contains:
- a CDS encoding Na+/H+ antiporter subunit E produces the protein MNGLRRIGRGIGFACFFARELLLANLRVAWLVLSSHRHLRPAIVAVPLDVRSDLAIQTFAATITLTPGTLSIDVASDRRTLYVHVAHVGDDVDAFVRDLKGTFERRIKELCE, from the coding sequence ATGAACGGCCTGCGCCGGATCGGCCGGGGCATCGGCTTCGCGTGCTTCTTCGCCCGCGAGCTCCTGCTCGCCAACCTGCGGGTCGCCTGGTTGGTGCTCAGCTCGCACCGGCACCTGCGGCCGGCGATCGTCGCCGTGCCGCTCGACGTGCGCAGCGACCTGGCGATCCAGACCTTCGCCGCCACCATCACCCTCACCCCGGGGACGCTGAGCATCGACGTCGCCAGCGACCGGCGCACGCTCTACGTGCACGTCGCCCACGTCGGGGACGACGTCGACGCCTTCGTCCGCGACCTCAAGGGGACGTTCGAACGCCGCATCAAGGAGCTCTGCGAATGA
- a CDS encoding cation:proton antiporter codes for MMTSLAIWYAALPMLCAAAVLATARLLRGPSLPDRAVALDLLAIIVIGILAAFAVGVGEAVFLDIILAVGLVTFLGTVAFAFYVERTSGDG; via the coding sequence ATGATGACCTCGCTGGCGATCTGGTACGCGGCGCTGCCGATGCTCTGCGCCGCCGCCGTGCTGGCCACCGCGCGCCTGCTGCGCGGCCCCAGCCTGCCCGACCGCGCCGTGGCGCTCGACCTGCTGGCGATCATCGTCATCGGCATCCTCGCCGCCTTCGCGGTCGGCGTCGGCGAGGCGGTGTTCCTCGACATCATCCTCGCGGTCGGGCTCGTCACCTTCCTCGGCACCGTCGCCTTCGCCTTCTACGTCGAACGGACCAGCGGCGATGGCTGA
- the mnhG gene encoding monovalent cation/H(+) antiporter subunit G has protein sequence MADLLVAALFVVGAAFILLAAIGLLRMPDLFLRMSCSTKASTLGIVACLLGAALHFGALGAAARAGAGALFLLLTAPVAAQVIGRAAYLVGVPLWRGTIADQLRGRYERARGTLR, from the coding sequence ATGGCTGACCTGCTCGTCGCCGCGCTCTTCGTCGTCGGCGCCGCCTTCATCCTGCTGGCGGCGATCGGCCTGCTGCGCATGCCGGACCTGTTCCTGCGCATGTCGTGCAGCACCAAGGCCTCGACCCTCGGCATCGTCGCCTGCCTGCTCGGCGCGGCGCTGCACTTCGGCGCCCTCGGCGCCGCCGCGCGCGCCGGCGCCGGGGCGCTGTTCCTGCTCCTCACCGCGCCGGTGGCGGCGCAGGTGATCGGCCGCGCCGCCTATCTCGTCGGCGTGCCGCTGTGGCGCGGCACGATCGCCGACCAGTTGCGCGGGCGATACGAGCGCGCGCGCGGCACGCTGCGTTGA
- the gatC gene encoding Asp-tRNA(Asn)/Glu-tRNA(Gln) amidotransferase subunit GatC yields the protein MAITREEVRHIALLARLPLNADEEIAFAQQLDHILAAFTNLDRLDTTGVEPTAHIAPLATPFRDDVVSTTPDPDAWLANGPARDGRFFKVPKIIE from the coding sequence ATGGCGATCACGCGCGAGGAGGTCCGGCACATCGCGCTCCTGGCGCGCCTGCCGCTGAACGCGGACGAGGAGATCGCCTTCGCGCAGCAGCTCGATCACATCCTCGCGGCGTTCACCAACCTCGACCGGCTCGACACCACGGGCGTCGAGCCGACGGCGCACATCGCGCCGCTGGCGACGCCGTTCCGCGACGACGTGGTCAGCACCACGCCCGACCCCGACGCCTGGCTCGCCAACGGCCCGGCGCGCGACGGGCGCTTCTTCAAAGTGCCGAAGATCATCGAATGA
- the gatA gene encoding Asp-tRNA(Asn)/Glu-tRNA(Gln) amidotransferase subunit GatA has product MTTPATGGGGGAPGSALVDLTIDAAAAALRARRVSSTELTTAALARIEATEPTLHSFITVTPELALAQAREADARLAAGAPRGPLDGIPLAIKDIINTRGVRTTAGSRILEQFVSPYDATVTQRLRAAGAVCVGKANCDEFAMGSSNESSAYGGARNPWDPTRVPGGSSGGSASAVAARQCLGALGTDTGGSIRQPAAHCGIVGLKPTYGRVSRYGVIAYASSLDQVGPMARTVRDCAHLLGGIAGHDRFDSTSVPRPVPDYAAALDGGVRGLRIGLPKEYFVEGMSPEVADAVRGAVRQLEALGAVVEDVSLPHTEYAVAAYYLIATAEASSNLARYDGTRYGLRVDRGQGLLDMYQQTRGAGFGAEVKRRIMLGTYALSAGYYDAFYLKGQQVRTLIRRDFEQVFSTCQAIVTPTAPTTAFRLGEKITDPLEMYLSDIFTISVNLAGLPGLSLPCGFDRQGLPIGLQIIGRPFDEETVLRAAHAYEQSTDWHQRRPDL; this is encoded by the coding sequence ATGACGACGCCCGCCACAGGGGGCGGCGGCGGCGCGCCGGGGTCGGCGCTGGTCGACCTCACCATCGACGCCGCGGCGGCCGCGCTGCGCGCCCGCCGCGTCTCCTCGACGGAGCTGACGACCGCCGCCCTGGCCCGCATCGAGGCGACCGAACCGACGCTGCACAGCTTCATCACCGTCACGCCCGAGCTGGCGCTGGCGCAGGCGCGGGAGGCCGACGCGCGCCTGGCCGCCGGCGCGCCGCGCGGACCGCTCGACGGCATCCCGCTCGCGATCAAGGACATCATCAACACCCGCGGCGTGCGCACCACCGCCGGCTCGCGCATCCTCGAGCAGTTCGTCTCGCCCTACGACGCGACGGTCACCCAGCGGCTGCGCGCCGCCGGCGCGGTCTGCGTCGGCAAGGCCAACTGCGACGAGTTCGCGATGGGCTCGTCGAACGAGAGCTCGGCCTACGGCGGGGCCCGCAATCCGTGGGATCCGACGCGCGTGCCGGGCGGCTCGTCCGGCGGCTCGGCGTCGGCGGTGGCGGCGCGGCAGTGCCTGGGCGCGCTCGGCACCGACACCGGCGGCTCGATCCGCCAGCCGGCGGCGCACTGCGGCATCGTCGGGCTGAAGCCGACCTACGGGCGGGTGAGCCGCTACGGCGTCATCGCCTACGCCTCGTCGCTCGACCAGGTGGGCCCGATGGCGCGCACCGTGCGCGACTGCGCCCACCTGCTCGGCGGCATCGCCGGCCACGACCGCTTCGACTCGACCTCGGTGCCGCGCCCGGTGCCGGACTACGCGGCGGCGCTCGACGGCGGCGTGCGCGGCCTGCGCATCGGGCTGCCGAAGGAGTACTTCGTCGAGGGCATGTCGCCCGAGGTGGCCGACGCGGTGCGCGGCGCGGTGCGCCAGCTCGAAGCGCTCGGCGCGGTCGTCGAGGACGTCTCGCTGCCGCACACCGAGTACGCGGTCGCGGCGTACTACCTGATCGCCACCGCCGAGGCGAGCTCGAACCTGGCGCGCTACGACGGCACCCGCTACGGCCTGCGCGTCGACCGCGGGCAGGGGCTGCTCGACATGTACCAGCAGACCCGCGGCGCCGGCTTCGGCGCCGAGGTGAAGCGCCGCATCATGCTCGGCACCTACGCCCTGTCGGCCGGCTACTACGACGCCTTCTACCTGAAGGGACAGCAGGTCCGTACCCTGATCCGCCGCGACTTCGAGCAGGTCTTCTCGACCTGCCAGGCGATCGTCACGCCGACCGCGCCGACCACGGCCTTCAGGCTGGGCGAGAAGATCACCGATCCGCTGGAGATGTACCTGTCCGACATCTTCACCATCTCGGTGAACCTGGCCGGCCTGCCGGGGCTGTCGCTGCCGTGCGGCTTCGACCGCCAGGGCTTGCCCATCGGCCTGCAGATCATCGGCCGGCCCTTCGACGAGGAGACCGTGCTGCGCGCGGCGCACGCCTACGAACAGTCCACCGACTGGCACCAGCGCCGCCCGGACCTATGA
- the gatB gene encoding Asp-tRNA(Asn)/Glu-tRNA(Gln) amidotransferase subunit GatB produces MTDYEAVIGLEVHAELLTESKIFCGCSAKFGAAPNENTCPLCLALPGVLPVLNRRVVEFAIKAGLATHCAIAPLSRWARKNYFYPDLPKGYQISQYELPICLDGRIDIEVDGTTRPVRLTRIHMEEDTGKNIHDQHGDASLVDYNRCGVPLLEIVSEPDLRTPAEAGAYLRKLRQILQYLEVCDGNMEEGSFRCDANISVRPRGTAAFGTKAEVKNMNSFRAVEKAIEHEIERQIDLVRHGEKVVQETRLWDPDREETRSMRSKESAHDYRYFPDPDLLPLEVSRQWIADVQATMPELPDARRARFASAYGLPAYDAEVLTARKDIADYFETAVRAGGSAKAVSNWVMGDILRIVRERKLDEALVIRDWPVSPAHLAEMLTLIDDDTISGKIAKTVFEQMVATGKAPAAIVAEQGLSQVSDSGAIEAAIAAVLDANADKVAEYRAGKDKLFGFFVGQVMKATQGKANPGKVNELLKQRLAE; encoded by the coding sequence ATGACGGATTACGAAGCGGTCATCGGGCTGGAAGTGCACGCCGAGCTGCTCACCGAGTCGAAGATCTTCTGCGGCTGCTCGGCGAAGTTCGGCGCGGCGCCGAACGAGAACACCTGCCCGCTCTGCCTGGCCCTGCCGGGGGTGCTGCCGGTGCTCAACCGGCGGGTGGTCGAGTTCGCGATCAAGGCCGGCCTGGCGACCCACTGCGCGATCGCGCCGCTCAGCCGCTGGGCGCGCAAGAACTACTTCTACCCCGACCTGCCGAAGGGCTATCAGATCAGCCAGTACGAGCTGCCGATCTGCCTCGACGGACGGATCGACATCGAGGTCGACGGCACCACCCGCCCGGTGCGCCTCACCCGCATCCACATGGAGGAGGACACCGGCAAGAACATCCACGACCAGCACGGCGACGCCAGCCTGGTGGACTACAACCGCTGCGGCGTGCCGCTGCTCGAGATCGTCAGCGAGCCCGACCTCCGCACCCCGGCGGAGGCCGGCGCCTACCTGCGCAAGCTGCGCCAGATCCTCCAGTACCTCGAGGTGTGCGACGGCAACATGGAGGAGGGCAGCTTCCGCTGCGACGCCAACATCTCGGTGCGGCCGCGCGGCACCGCGGCGTTCGGCACCAAGGCGGAAGTGAAGAACATGAACTCCTTCCGCGCCGTCGAGAAGGCGATCGAGCACGAGATCGAGCGCCAGATCGACCTCGTCCGCCACGGCGAGAAGGTGGTCCAGGAGACGCGGCTGTGGGATCCCGACCGCGAGGAGACGCGCTCGATGCGCTCCAAGGAGTCGGCGCACGACTACCGGTACTTCCCCGATCCCGACCTGCTGCCGCTGGAAGTCTCGCGCCAGTGGATCGCGGACGTGCAGGCGACCATGCCCGAGCTGCCCGACGCGCGCCGGGCGCGCTTCGCCAGCGCCTACGGCCTGCCCGCCTACGACGCCGAGGTGCTGACCGCGCGCAAGGACATCGCCGACTATTTCGAGACCGCGGTGCGCGCCGGCGGCAGCGCCAAGGCGGTCAGCAACTGGGTGATGGGCGACATCCTGCGCATCGTCCGCGAGCGCAAGCTCGACGAGGCGCTGGTCATCCGCGACTGGCCGGTGTCGCCGGCGCATCTCGCGGAGATGCTGACGCTGATCGACGACGACACGATCAGCGGCAAGATCGCCAAGACCGTGTTCGAGCAGATGGTCGCGACCGGCAAGGCGCCGGCGGCGATCGTCGCCGAGCAGGGCCTCAGCCAGGTCAGCGACAGCGGCGCCATCGAGGCCGCCATCGCCGCGGTGCTCGATGCCAATGCCGACAAGGTGGCCGAGTACCGCGCCGGCAAGGACAAGCTCTTCGGCTTCTTCGTCGGCCAGGTGATGAAGGCCACGCAGGGCAAGGCGAATCCGGGGAAGGTGAACGAGCTGCTCAAGCAACGGTTGGCAGAATGA
- the cysK gene encoding cysteine synthase A, with product MARLHKDITETIGHTPLIRLNRVAAGVGAEIYAKCEFFNPLSSVKDRIGVNMIDAAEQAGRIDHDTVIIEPTSGNTGIALAFVCAARGYRLILTMPDSMSMERRKLLHFLGAELVLTPAAEGMTGAIRKAEELARQHGKSFIPQQFQNPANPDVHRRTTALELWDDTDGRIDVLISGVGTGGTITGVAEVLKQRKPSFRAVAVEPSKSPVLSGGQPGRHAIQGIGAGFVPAILNTGIIDEIVQVADDDALAMARRVGREEGIPCGISSGAAVWAALQVAGRPESAGKLIVAVLASSAERYLSTALVEGLG from the coding sequence ATGGCCCGCTTGCACAAGGACATCACCGAGACCATCGGCCACACGCCGCTGATCCGGCTCAATCGGGTCGCCGCCGGCGTCGGGGCGGAGATCTACGCCAAGTGCGAGTTCTTCAACCCGCTGTCGAGCGTCAAGGACCGCATCGGCGTCAACATGATCGACGCCGCCGAGCAGGCGGGGCGCATCGACCACGACACGGTGATCATCGAGCCGACCAGCGGCAACACCGGCATCGCGCTCGCCTTCGTCTGCGCCGCGCGCGGCTATCGACTGATCCTCACCATGCCGGACTCGATGAGCATGGAGCGGCGCAAGCTGCTGCACTTCCTCGGCGCCGAGCTGGTGCTGACGCCCGCCGCCGAGGGCATGACCGGCGCCATCCGCAAGGCTGAGGAGCTGGCGCGCCAGCACGGCAAGTCCTTCATCCCGCAGCAGTTCCAGAATCCCGCCAATCCCGACGTGCACCGCCGCACCACCGCCCTCGAGCTGTGGGACGACACCGACGGGCGCATCGACGTCCTGATCAGCGGCGTCGGCACCGGCGGCACCATCACCGGCGTCGCCGAGGTCCTCAAGCAGCGCAAGCCGTCGTTTCGCGCCGTCGCCGTCGAGCCGAGCAAGTCGCCGGTGCTCTCCGGCGGCCAACCCGGCCGGCACGCCATCCAGGGCATCGGCGCCGGCTTCGTGCCGGCCATCCTCAACACCGGCATCATCGACGAGATCGTCCAGGTCGCCGACGACGACGCGCTGGCCATGGCGCGCCGCGTCGGCCGCGAGGAAGGCATCCCCTGCGGCATCTCCAGCGGCGCCGCCGTCTGGGCCGCGCTGCAGGTCGCCGGCCGGCCGGAGAGCGCCGGCAAGCTGATCGTCGCCGTGCTCGCCAGCTCCGCCGAGCGCTATCTCAGCACCGCCCTGGTCGAAGGCCTCGGCTGA
- a CDS encoding acyltransferase yields MTDAVAAPAAERPVGVGRAHRYLPELEALRGWAMLLVYAFHLNGTVVRRSAGTADEPTPLTAFVLAGHTGVSLFFVLSAFLLALPFLAEADGGRHVSRPAYASRRALRILPLYWFAIAVATILTAERLVDLARALPYMFFLNSVTDWSTPMLPYSGAWWSLGTEAQFYLVLPLLPLLLATRAGRIAGVVLLLAWLAAYGAFLTRALRMDTLPGQVRLAYSLLGRAPLFLCGIAAAALYRRHGAAWRQRLAARPLLRRGGADAILLAVLLALGLLLQWVIVGTPTRAEAPPRHVWHVLEGALWASVVLLVLVAPLRSARLITNRATIWLGVLSYSVYIWHLPIQQFAFRWTRQLGIPLPLAWNARTIAVAAVATAACLAVSTLTYRWIERPFLTRKERVAD; encoded by the coding sequence ATGACAGACGCAGTCGCAGCGCCCGCCGCCGAGCGCCCGGTCGGAGTCGGGCGCGCCCACCGCTACCTCCCCGAGCTCGAGGCGCTGCGCGGCTGGGCCATGCTGTTGGTCTACGCCTTCCATCTCAACGGCACCGTCGTCCGCCGCTCGGCGGGCACCGCCGACGAACCGACGCCGCTGACCGCGTTCGTGCTCGCCGGCCACACCGGCGTCAGCCTGTTCTTCGTCCTCAGCGCCTTCCTGTTGGCGCTGCCGTTTCTCGCCGAGGCGGACGGCGGACGGCACGTGTCGCGGCCCGCCTACGCGAGCCGCCGGGCGCTGCGCATCCTGCCGCTCTACTGGTTCGCGATCGCCGTCGCCACCATCCTCACCGCCGAGCGACTGGTCGATCTGGCGCGCGCCCTGCCCTACATGTTCTTCCTCAACTCGGTCACCGACTGGTCGACGCCGATGCTGCCCTACAGCGGCGCCTGGTGGAGCCTGGGGACGGAGGCGCAATTCTACCTCGTCCTGCCGCTGCTGCCGCTGCTCCTGGCGACGCGCGCCGGGCGGATCGCCGGCGTCGTGCTGCTGCTCGCCTGGCTCGCCGCGTACGGCGCATTCCTCACCCGCGCCCTGCGCATGGACACCCTCCCCGGACAGGTGCGCCTCGCCTACTCGCTGCTCGGACGCGCGCCGCTGTTCCTGTGCGGCATCGCCGCCGCCGCGCTCTATCGCCGACACGGCGCCGCCTGGCGGCAGCGGCTCGCGGCCCGACCGCTGCTGCGCCGCGGCGGCGCCGACGCCATCCTGCTCGCCGTGCTGCTCGCGCTCGGCCTGCTGCTGCAATGGGTGATCGTCGGCACGCCGACGCGGGCCGAGGCGCCGCCGCGGCACGTCTGGCACGTCCTGGAAGGCGCGCTGTGGGCGTCCGTCGTGCTCCTCGTCCTCGTCGCGCCGCTGCGCAGCGCGCGCCTGATCACCAACCGCGCCACCATCTGGCTGGGCGTGCTCTCGTACTCGGTCTACATCTGGCACCTGCCGATCCAGCAGTTCGCCTTCCGCTGGACCCGCCAGCTCGGCATCCCCCTGCCGCTCGCCTGGAACGCCCGCACGATCGCCGTCGCGGCGGTCGCGACCGCCGCCTGCCTCGCCGTCTCGACCCTCACCTACCGCTGGATCGAGCGCCCGTTCCTGACCCGCAAGGAACGGGTGGCCGACTGA
- a CDS encoding ATP-binding protein: MVTRRILLTALTAALQRSRIVLLVGPRQCGKTTLARELLSEESANYFDLEDPASLARLDEPMTALRPLKGLVVIDEVQRRPELFPALRVLADRRAAPARFLILGSASGDLLRQSSESLAGRVERIAMGGFSLAEVGAEGAQVLWRRGGLPRSYLAASEADSLAWRKQLIQTLLERDLPQWGVRVPAVALHRFWTMLAHYHGRLWNAAVPARALGVSESTARRYLDLLVDAFMVRQLQPWHANLRKRQVKAPKVYVRDSGLLHQLLGIASDKALLSHPAIGPSWEGFVIEQVLAIEAHDEAFFWATHQGAEIDLLLRRGDTLLGIECKRTDAPRLTPSIRIALDDLGLARVAVVYPGGKRFALAERVEAVPLDELGEGRPLFTMAGQ; this comes from the coding sequence ATGGTCACTCGCCGCATTCTCCTCACGGCTCTGACCGCCGCGCTGCAGCGCAGCCGGATCGTCTTGTTGGTCGGGCCGAGGCAGTGCGGGAAGACGACGCTGGCGCGCGAGCTGTTGAGCGAGGAGTCCGCCAATTACTTCGATCTGGAGGATCCCGCCAGCCTGGCGCGGTTGGACGAGCCGATGACGGCGCTGCGGCCGCTCAAGGGTCTGGTGGTGATTGACGAGGTGCAGCGGCGGCCGGAGCTGTTTCCCGCGTTGCGGGTGTTGGCGGACCGGCGCGCGGCGCCGGCGCGCTTCCTGATCCTGGGCAGTGCCTCGGGCGATCTGTTGCGCCAGAGCTCGGAAAGCCTGGCCGGGCGGGTCGAACGCATCGCCATGGGCGGCTTCTCGCTGGCCGAGGTGGGGGCCGAGGGGGCGCAGGTTTTGTGGCGCCGCGGCGGGCTGCCGCGGTCGTACCTGGCGGCGAGCGAGGCGGACAGCCTGGCCTGGCGCAAGCAGCTCATCCAGACGTTGCTGGAGCGCGACCTGCCGCAGTGGGGCGTTCGGGTGCCGGCGGTCGCGCTGCACCGCTTCTGGACGATGCTGGCGCACTATCATGGGCGGCTATGGAACGCCGCCGTGCCAGCGCGGGCGTTGGGGGTGAGCGAATCGACCGCGCGCCGCTACCTCGACCTACTCGTCGACGCTTTCATGGTTCGACAGCTCCAGCCCTGGCACGCCAACCTGCGCAAGCGCCAGGTGAAGGCGCCGAAGGTGTACGTGCGCGACAGCGGCTTGCTGCACCAACTCCTGGGCATCGCCAGCGACAAGGCCTTGCTGAGCCATCCCGCCATCGGGCCATCCTGGGAGGGATTCGTGATCGAGCAGGTGCTGGCGATCGAAGCGCACGACGAGGCGTTCTTCTGGGCGACGCACCAGGGGGCCGAGATCGACCTGCTCTTGCGTCGCGGCGACACCTTGCTGGGCATCGAGTGCAAACGCACGGATGCGCCGCGGCTGACGCCGTCCATTCGCATCGCGCTCGACGATCTCGGTCTGGCACGGGTAGCGGTGGTCTACCCCGGCGGCAAGCGTTTCGCGCTGGCGGAGCGGGTCGAGGCGGTGCCGCTCGACGAACTGGGCGAGGGGCGGCCGCTGTTCACGATGGCCGGCCAGTGA
- a CDS encoding alpha/beta hydrolase fold domain-containing protein, with amino-acid sequence MGAAPPHAEDTAGDVDVVVVGAGFAGLYMLHRLRRLGFTAVGIEQGDDVGGTWYWNRYPGARCDIESVDYSYSFDPELEREWQWSERYATQPEILRYLEHVADKHDLRRDIRFATGVTAAAWDAAARRWDVRTHRGDALRGRVLVMATGCLSLPKIPDVPGVERFRGATYYTGRWPRAGVDFTGQRVAVIGTGSSGIQSIPIIAQQAAELTVFQRTPNFSRPAHNGPVAAAKRAAFAADPRAYRQAARQSPAGVPVERTLARALQVSAAERRAAYEAAYASGDLLAFGNAFVDIGISPDANATVAEFLRDKIRARVRDPETAAALAPIDHYYGTKRPCLDTDYFETFDLPHVRLVDLRREPIRTIAEHGIETAARAVTVDAIVFATGFDAMTGAILAVDIRGRDGAALAAKWAGGPRTYLGLMTAGFPNLFTITGPGSPSVLSNMAVSIEQHVEWIGDCLAHMRAQRLEVVEPTPLAEAGWVQHVNDCADITLYPRADSWYMGANVPGKPRVFLPYIGGVDRYRRACDEVVRRDYLGFAFDGPGGARCRDGVVRRLQPDAAAVIELIEELKLPPLDTLPVPAARAAYLAGIAGQPPGPAVGAVVDGTFPGAAGPLAYRLYRPASPGPHPIVVYFHGGGWVLGDSTSDDAFCRDLCVRADAAVVSADYRHAPEARFPAPIEDGCAAVRWIAEQAAALGGLPGRLAVCGWSAGGNVAAVVCQLARAAGGPAIAGQVLVAPVTDADLTRASYRENGAGYLLTTALMRWFWDCYADPADRGDPRAAPLRAADLTGLPPALVVTAEFDPLRDEGAAYAAALAAAGVPTRHLACRGQIHGSIPAVDVIISANAARAEIGAALRAFLGRPAG; translated from the coding sequence ATGGGCGCCGCACCGCCGCATGCCGAAGACACCGCTGGCGACGTCGACGTGGTCGTCGTCGGCGCCGGCTTCGCCGGCCTGTACATGCTGCACCGGCTGCGCCGCCTCGGATTCACCGCGGTCGGGATCGAGCAGGGCGACGACGTCGGCGGCACCTGGTACTGGAACCGCTATCCGGGCGCCCGCTGCGACATCGAGAGCGTCGACTACTCGTACAGCTTCGACCCCGAGCTGGAGCGCGAGTGGCAGTGGTCGGAGCGCTACGCTACCCAGCCGGAGATCCTGCGCTATCTCGAGCACGTCGCCGACAAGCACGACCTGCGGCGCGACATCCGCTTCGCCACCGGGGTCACCGCCGCGGCCTGGGATGCGGCGGCGCGTCGCTGGGACGTCCGCACCCATCGTGGCGACGCGCTGCGCGGCCGCGTCCTCGTCATGGCCACCGGTTGCCTGTCGCTGCCGAAGATCCCGGACGTGCCCGGCGTGGAGCGCTTTCGCGGCGCGACCTACTACACCGGCCGCTGGCCGCGCGCCGGCGTCGACTTCACCGGCCAGCGGGTCGCGGTCATCGGCACCGGCTCGTCCGGCATCCAATCGATCCCGATCATCGCCCAGCAGGCGGCGGAGCTGACGGTCTTCCAGCGCACGCCCAACTTCTCCCGCCCGGCGCACAACGGCCCGGTGGCGGCGGCGAAGCGGGCGGCGTTCGCCGCCGATCCGCGCGCCTACCGCCAGGCGGCGCGGCAGTCGCCGGCCGGCGTGCCGGTCGAGCGCACCCTGGCGCGCGCCCTGCAGGTGTCGGCGGCGGAGCGGCGGGCGGCCTACGAAGCGGCCTACGCCTCGGGCGACCTGCTCGCCTTCGGCAACGCGTTCGTCGACATCGGCATCAGCCCGGACGCCAACGCCACGGTGGCCGAGTTCCTTCGCGACAAGATCCGCGCCCGGGTGCGCGATCCCGAGACCGCGGCGGCGCTCGCTCCGATCGACCACTACTACGGCACCAAGCGGCCGTGCCTCGACACCGACTACTTCGAGACCTTCGACCTGCCGCACGTCCGTCTGGTCGACCTGCGCCGCGAGCCGATCCGCACCATCGCCGAGCACGGCATCGAGACGGCGGCGCGCGCCGTCACCGTCGACGCCATCGTCTTCGCCACCGGCTTCGACGCCATGACCGGCGCCATCCTGGCGGTGGACATCCGCGGCCGCGACGGCGCGGCGCTCGCCGCCAAATGGGCCGGCGGGCCGCGCACCTACCTCGGGCTGATGACCGCCGGCTTCCCCAACCTGTTCACGATCACCGGACCGGGCAGCCCCTCGGTGCTGTCGAACATGGCGGTGTCGATCGAGCAGCACGTCGAGTGGATCGGCGACTGCCTGGCGCACATGCGGGCGCAGCGCCTGGAGGTCGTCGAGCCGACGCCGCTGGCGGAGGCGGGATGGGTGCAGCACGTCAACGACTGCGCCGACATCACCCTCTATCCGCGCGCCGACTCCTGGTACATGGGCGCCAACGTCCCGGGGAAGCCGCGCGTCTTCCTCCCCTACATCGGCGGCGTCGACCGCTACCGGCGCGCCTGCGACGAGGTGGTGCGGCGCGACTACCTCGGCTTCGCCTTCGACGGTCCGGGCGGCGCCCGCTGCCGCGACGGCGTCGTGCGCCGGCTGCAACCCGACGCGGCGGCGGTGATCGAGCTGATCGAGGAGCTGAAGCTGCCGCCCCTCGACACCCTGCCGGTGCCCGCGGCGCGCGCCGCCTACCTGGCCGGCATCGCCGGCCAGCCGCCGGGGCCGGCGGTCGGCGCGGTGGTGGACGGCACCTTCCCCGGCGCCGCCGGCCCGCTCGCCTATCGGCTCTATCGACCGGCCAGCCCGGGGCCGCATCCGATCGTCGTCTACTTCCACGGCGGCGGCTGGGTGCTCGGCGACAGCACGTCCGACGACGCCTTCTGCCGCGACCTGTGCGTGCGGGCCGACGCCGCCGTCGTCTCGGCCGACTACCGGCACGCGCCCGAGGCGCGCTTCCCGGCGCCGATCGAGGACGGCTGCGCCGCCGTGCGCTGGATCGCCGAGCAGGCGGCGGCGCTCGGCGGCCTGCCGGGACGGCTGGCGGTGTGCGGCTGGAGCGCCGGCGGCAACGTCGCCGCCGTCGTCTGCCAATTGGCGCGCGCCGCCGGCGGCCCGGCGATCGCCGGCCAGGTGCTGGTCGCCCCGGTCACCGACGCCGACCTCACCCGCGCCTCGTACCGCGAGAATGGCGCCGGCTACCTGCTCACCACGGCGCTGATGCGCTGGTTCTGGGACTGCTATGCCGATCCCGCGGACCGCGGCGATCCGCGCGCCGCGCCGCTGCGCGCGGCGGATCTGACCGGGCTGCCGCCGGCGCTGGTGGTGACCGCCGAATTCGACCCGCTGCGCGACGAGGGCGCCGCCTATGCCGCCGCGCTCGCCGCGGCCGGCGTGCCGACGCGCCACCTCGCCTGCCGCGGCCAGATCCACGGCTCCATCCCGGCGGTGGACGTCATCATCTCGGCCAACGCCGCGCGCGCGGAAATCGGCGCCGCGCTGCGCGCCTTCCTCGGGCGTCCCGCGGGCTGA